A single Venturia canescens isolate UGA chromosome 1, ASM1945775v1, whole genome shotgun sequence DNA region contains:
- the LOC122419188 gene encoding uncharacterized protein isoform X2 has protein sequence MTETRHHLRSVSDLYAADEIEVLLLEEIRDLEPPPSAYSKPEDIQDFEIGSRTGGRISSQSSELDSPGVHSTVHSWDSHANYHGHYGHGDRRHGSSANVLPWPGGTHLVLYCDVQGHLRTTPGFVRLLLLITSVACLATLCSSGTAKVSLFMLPLVGRLRFMIFVAVFCLLVTTLLLFLDISHIVYMFPFNWTKLNVWVFSGIGLSYVTGSVLLVFSIWEYYASGWVPRRTRSQLTAAAGLGLSCALLAFLLTWIHGRHGDVCKDPSSDDHIPNQIYKPVTNSSSSGITLKERSPKQSWAVRNQQNTKRIGGGDTSSVSHLTTGNGKANQRKKDHWASARQHFLSHDDEDEDEDGIVNSPMQRDESNDLEHKRGRRRRDGGDSLSGGNGVNNSKAPGSTASGDNNQLRRVPRKLPLRTIERPQQNRGAESISSGNDRRSSASKNATKIAHLQSTANNDLQMYWENAVRSVTASQALSRRENAKATANGLPWELVARGNNERDESADVKILQAAVWSGQWQAPDDVQPCSSKTADPYTFA, from the exons GTAGCAGGACAGGGGGGCGAATCAGCTCTCAATCTTCGGAGCTGGATTCGCCTGGTGTTCATTCGACTGTCCACTCATGGGACTCACATGCCAATTACCACGGTCACTATGGGCACGGTGATCGAAGGCATGGCTCTTCCGCTAATGTACTGCCATGGCCCGGAGGGACTCACCTCGTCCTTTACTGTGATGTCCAGGGTCACCTCAGAACGACTCCAGGATTCGTGAGACTTTTGCTTCTC ATTACATCAGTAGCGTGTTTGGCTACCTTATGCAGTTCTGGCACTGCCAAAGTCAGCTTGTTTATGCTGCCTCTAGTCGGCCGTTTACGGTTCATGATTTTCGTTGCTGTGTTTTGTCTCCTAGTCACAAcgcttcttctctttctcgacATTTCACACATTGTGTACATGTTCCCGTTTAACTGGACCAAATTG aacgtATGGGTGTTCAGTGGCATTGGACTATCTTATGTGACCGGAAGTGtccttctcgttttttcaatatggGAATATTACGCTAGCGGTTGGGTTCCTCGACGAACTCGTTCTCAACTGACAGCAGCTGCGGGTCTTGGACTTTCGTGTGCCCTGCTGGCATTTCTCCTTACGTGGATCCATGGTCGACATGGTGACGTTTGCAAGGACCCATCCAGCGACGATCACATTCCCAATCAGATTTACAAACCTGTTACCAATTCCTCGTCCTCCGgg ATTACGTTGAAAGAAAGAAGTCCGAAGCAGTCTTGGGCTGTGCGAAATCAACAAAATACAAAGCGTATCGGAGGTGGAGATACAAGTAGCGTGTCCCATCTGACAACAGGAAATGGAAAAGCGAATCAGCGCAAAAAAGATCATTGGGCGTCGGCCCGACAACATTTTCTGTCccacgacgacgaagacgaggacgaggatggaATAGTGAACTCGCCAATGCAGCGGGACGAGAGCAATGATCTCGAGCAcaaacgaggacgaagacgacgcgACGGTGGAGACAGTTTGAGCGGCGGTAACGGGGTAAATAATTCTAAAGCGCCGGGGAGCACAGCAAGTGGGGATAATAATCAATTACGTCGAGTGCCGCGAAAATTGCCCCTTCGGACAATCGAGAGGCCGCAACAAAATCGGGGCGCCGAGAGTATTTCTTCGGGCAACGATCGAAGAAGCAGTGCCTCTAAAAATGCGACGAAAATTGCGCACTTACAATCAACAGCGAACAACGACTTGCAGATGTACTGGGAAAACGCGGTGAGAAGTGTTACCGCCTCCCAAGCGTTGTCCCGGCGTGAAAATGCTAAAGCAACTGCCAATGGTTTGCCGTGGGAACTCGTTGCTCGAGGCAATAACGAGAGAGACGAATCTGCGGACGTTAAGATTTTACAAGCTGCTGTTTGGTCCGGACAATGGCAAGCACCGGACGATGTACAACCGTGCTCGAGTAAAACTGCCGATCCGTACACCTTCGCGTAA
- the LOC122419188 gene encoding uncharacterized protein isoform X1, with product MTETRHHLRSVSDLYAADEIEVLLLEEIRDLEPPPSAYSKPEDIQDFEIAGSRTGGRISSQSSELDSPGVHSTVHSWDSHANYHGHYGHGDRRHGSSANVLPWPGGTHLVLYCDVQGHLRTTPGFVRLLLLITSVACLATLCSSGTAKVSLFMLPLVGRLRFMIFVAVFCLLVTTLLLFLDISHIVYMFPFNWTKLNVWVFSGIGLSYVTGSVLLVFSIWEYYASGWVPRRTRSQLTAAAGLGLSCALLAFLLTWIHGRHGDVCKDPSSDDHIPNQIYKPVTNSSSSGITLKERSPKQSWAVRNQQNTKRIGGGDTSSVSHLTTGNGKANQRKKDHWASARQHFLSHDDEDEDEDGIVNSPMQRDESNDLEHKRGRRRRDGGDSLSGGNGVNNSKAPGSTASGDNNQLRRVPRKLPLRTIERPQQNRGAESISSGNDRRSSASKNATKIAHLQSTANNDLQMYWENAVRSVTASQALSRRENAKATANGLPWELVARGNNERDESADVKILQAAVWSGQWQAPDDVQPCSSKTADPYTFA from the exons cAGGTAGCAGGACAGGGGGGCGAATCAGCTCTCAATCTTCGGAGCTGGATTCGCCTGGTGTTCATTCGACTGTCCACTCATGGGACTCACATGCCAATTACCACGGTCACTATGGGCACGGTGATCGAAGGCATGGCTCTTCCGCTAATGTACTGCCATGGCCCGGAGGGACTCACCTCGTCCTTTACTGTGATGTCCAGGGTCACCTCAGAACGACTCCAGGATTCGTGAGACTTTTGCTTCTC ATTACATCAGTAGCGTGTTTGGCTACCTTATGCAGTTCTGGCACTGCCAAAGTCAGCTTGTTTATGCTGCCTCTAGTCGGCCGTTTACGGTTCATGATTTTCGTTGCTGTGTTTTGTCTCCTAGTCACAAcgcttcttctctttctcgacATTTCACACATTGTGTACATGTTCCCGTTTAACTGGACCAAATTG aacgtATGGGTGTTCAGTGGCATTGGACTATCTTATGTGACCGGAAGTGtccttctcgttttttcaatatggGAATATTACGCTAGCGGTTGGGTTCCTCGACGAACTCGTTCTCAACTGACAGCAGCTGCGGGTCTTGGACTTTCGTGTGCCCTGCTGGCATTTCTCCTTACGTGGATCCATGGTCGACATGGTGACGTTTGCAAGGACCCATCCAGCGACGATCACATTCCCAATCAGATTTACAAACCTGTTACCAATTCCTCGTCCTCCGgg ATTACGTTGAAAGAAAGAAGTCCGAAGCAGTCTTGGGCTGTGCGAAATCAACAAAATACAAAGCGTATCGGAGGTGGAGATACAAGTAGCGTGTCCCATCTGACAACAGGAAATGGAAAAGCGAATCAGCGCAAAAAAGATCATTGGGCGTCGGCCCGACAACATTTTCTGTCccacgacgacgaagacgaggacgaggatggaATAGTGAACTCGCCAATGCAGCGGGACGAGAGCAATGATCTCGAGCAcaaacgaggacgaagacgacgcgACGGTGGAGACAGTTTGAGCGGCGGTAACGGGGTAAATAATTCTAAAGCGCCGGGGAGCACAGCAAGTGGGGATAATAATCAATTACGTCGAGTGCCGCGAAAATTGCCCCTTCGGACAATCGAGAGGCCGCAACAAAATCGGGGCGCCGAGAGTATTTCTTCGGGCAACGATCGAAGAAGCAGTGCCTCTAAAAATGCGACGAAAATTGCGCACTTACAATCAACAGCGAACAACGACTTGCAGATGTACTGGGAAAACGCGGTGAGAAGTGTTACCGCCTCCCAAGCGTTGTCCCGGCGTGAAAATGCTAAAGCAACTGCCAATGGTTTGCCGTGGGAACTCGTTGCTCGAGGCAATAACGAGAGAGACGAATCTGCGGACGTTAAGATTTTACAAGCTGCTGTTTGGTCCGGACAATGGCAAGCACCGGACGATGTACAACCGTGCTCGAGTAAAACTGCCGATCCGTACACCTTCGCGTAA